CATCCTCCAGCACCCCAACCCCATCAACGCCGCCGTGCGGCTCACGGCGATGGAGGACTACGGGCTCTGGGGGGCGGCCCTGAAGGAGCGCCTCGCGCGCTACTTCCGCGAGGAGCTGTGGATGGAGGCCGAGGTCTTCGGCGAGTTCCTGCCCACCGAGGCCTGCCGGGTCGATCTCGATCCCCGGGTGAAGGATCGCTTCGGCCTGCCGGTGGCGCGCATCACCCACCACCTCCACCCCACCTGCCGGGAGCAGAGCGCGAGGATGGCCGGGCGGGCCGGCCGCCTCTTCGAGGCGGTCACGCCGGCGCCGCTGCGGACCGTCCTCGCCGGCCGGGGGAGCACCACCTTCCACCTCCAGCACGGCACCTGTCGCTTCGGTGACGATCCGGCGAGCTCGGTCCTCGATCGTGACTGCCGGGCGCACGAGGTCGGGGGGCTCCACGTCACCGACGGCAGCTTCATGCCCACCTCCGGCGGCGTGCCGGCCACCGCCACCATCATGGCCAACGCCCTGCGGGTGGCCCACGGGATGGCGCGCGACCGGGGCTGAAGACCGGGTGTTCCCGGCCCGCGCCGGCTGTGCTTTCTTTCCGGCCATGGCGCAGCTCACGGAGACCGGCTGGAAGAAGTGCTCGACCTGCAAGCGGGAGATCGCCCTCGGGGCGCGCTACTGGCTGTGCAGCGTCTCCACCTGCAACCAGAAGCGCACGGGACTCGCCTTCTGCAGCGTCGACTGCTGGGACTCCCACGTGCCGCTGCTGAGGCACCGGGACGCCTGGGCCAAGGAGGCAACCGCGCCGACCTCCCACGAGGCGGGCGACGAGGCGCCGAAGAAGCGGCGCCTGATGGGGGCCGACGGCAGCGAGCGCGAGCAGCGGGAGCGCCGCCCCGAAGCCGTCGATCCCGACGTCGCCGCGGCCGCGCGCCGCCGGCCCCTCGAGGAGCCGCCCCCCGACGAGATCCTCGTCGTCGCCTCGAAGGTGAAGGCCTACATCAAGGCCCGCTCGGACCTGAACACCTCGGCCGCCGTGATGGAGGCCCTCTCGGACAAGGTCCGGGCCGCCTGCGACGAGGCCATCCGCTCGGCCTGGGCCCACGAGCGCAAGACCGTCCTCGATCGCGACGTCTGATCGGGGGTGCCGCGCACCCCCGCCCCACCGGCGAAGCCGTCGGGGCCCCACCCCCGCGCTGAAGGGGGTGGCTGCCGCCCCCCCTTCCCGGCAGGGGACCTGCCGGGTCCCTACCCCCTAGGGGAAGCCGAGGTCCTGGCAGGTGGTGGTCGGGGAGCCGACCTCGGTGCAGCTGTTGGCCTGGAAGTTGGCGGTCTCGGTGGTGAAGAAGCCCGACTCGAGGATCAGGGACTGCGCCGAGACCACCCCGCCGGAGGGGTTCAGGGGGCGGCCGAGGGTCAGGGTGCCCGCGACGCTCAGGGCGGTGGCCAGGGTGAGCTGTCCGGCGCCATCGAAGCGGGCGTTGCCGAGGTAGCTCGCGGCCAGGGACTGGCTCGAGTCCGAGCGCACGATGGTCTTGTGCCCCCCGGAGAAGTCGCTCGCCGCGAGGCCCAGCGTGGCGTCGCCGAGGATCCACAGCTCCCCCGAGCTCAAGTTCCCGACGATCCCCGACTGGAGGGTCAGGTTGCCCCGCACCTCGAGGATGGAGCCGCTCACGTTCATGACCAGGATCGAGCCGGCCGGGAGCGAGAGGTCCCCCAGCACGGTGAGCCGCCAGCTGCCCAGGTCGAGCTGGCAGGAAGAAGCGGGGTAGTCGATCAGCGAGTCGACGATGGTCGGCGCCTGAAGGCTCAGGGAGGCCGCGCAGGAGACCGCGGGCAGCCAGCCGGCCAGGGTGACGGCGCCTTGCGGGGTGAGGTGGCCGTAGATCCGGCCCCCGGCCTGGACGGAGTTGAGCGGGGTCAGGGCGCTCGTCAGCGTGGCGGGCAGCGAGAGGGTGCTCTCGTTGGTCACCTGCAGGCCCCCGACCGTCATCGGGGAGGTGACGTCGACCGGCGCGGTGGCGTCGACGAGGGCCACGTCGCTGCTGCCGGGGAGCGAGCCGCCGCTCCAGTTCTGGGCGTCCTCCCAGCTCCCACCGCCGATAACCTTCGCGCTCGTCGGGTCCACGACCATGATCACCACGCAGCCGTCCTGGGTGCCGCTGGCGGTCTGGTAGGTGAAGCCCAGCTGGGTGATCCCCGCGACCGGGCCGGGCAGGAAGCGGAGGGCCCCGCTCGCGTCGAGCACCGCCCGGCCCATGCTCGAGGTCCTGTCCAGGGCGTCGAAGGCGATCACCCCCGGGGCGCCGCTCAGCACGAGGGTCTGCTCGGTCGTGCTGCCGGCCGCCGCCACGACGAGCGCGTGCTCGAAGATCCGCTGGTGGCCGGGTTCGCAGGTGGGGAAGGTGCCTCCGAAGGTCACCAGCGTGCAGTCCAGGTTGCAGCCGAGGCTGCCCGGGTCGTCGCAGGCCTCGTCGCCCTCTACCGCGCCGTCGCCGCAGGTCGTGCAGGCGCTCGTGTCGAGGACGCAGCTCGCGCTGCAGGAGGCGGTGCCGCCGGTGTAGGTCGTGCCGGGCAGGGCCCCGCAGGCGGTGTCGAAGTCGAGGGGATCGCAGTCCTCGCTCTGGTGGACGATGCCGTCCCCGCAGACCGGGTTGCAGGGGCTCTCGTCGATGAGGCAGGTCGCCGGATCGCAGGTGCTGGCCGGACCGCTGGTGCCCGGCGGGCAGTCGTAGCCCAGGTAGGGGAGCTCGCAGTCCTCGCCCGCGTCGAGGAGGCCGTCGCCGCAGGCGGCGCCGCAGTCGAAGTCGGTCGAGCGCTCGCAGCCCTTCGGGCAGACGCCGTCTCCCGTCTCGCAGCGGAACTCGGGGATGGAGGTGCAGGTCAGGCTGCAGGTCGAGGCGCTGCCGGCGAGGACGTCGTAGGTGCTCAGGTCCCCGTCGTCGCAGTCGGCCGGGCAGTCTCCGTCGCAGGTCTCTCCGGAGTCCCTCTCGCCATTGCCGCAGCTGCCCCCGCAGTCGCTATCCGTCCCCTGGGTGCAGCCGGCCGGGCAGCAGCCGTCACCGTTCACGCAGTGGACGACGGGGAGGTAGGCGCACTGGGCGGTGCAGGCGTTGGGGTTGCCGGTGAGGAGGTCGAGGGTGCAGGCGCTCTGATCGGCGCAGTCGGCCGGCTGGTCGCAGGCGCCGAGCTCGCAGGTCTCGCCGGGGTTGATCACGCCGTTGCCGCAGTACTCGGGGCAGTCGCTGTCGGTGGTCTCGTCGCAGCCCGCGGGGCAGCAGCCGTCGCCGTCGGCGCAGGCCTCGATGCGGGTGAACTCGCAGGCCGCCTGGCAGGGCGAGCCGCCGCCGATCAGGGCGTCGAAGGTGCAGGCGTTGCCGTCGTTGCAGCTGGCCGGGCAGTTCTGATCGCAGCGCTCGCCGGGGTCGATGCTGCCGTTGCCGCAGAGCTCACCGCCATCGGAGCCCCCACCGTCGCCGCCCCCACCGTCGCTGCCGCCGCCGTCGCTGCCGCCGCCGTCGGTGCCGCCACCGTCGGCGGAGGTGGTCCCGCCGGGCTCGTAGGCGCTGTGCTCCAGGCAGGCGGCCGAGAGGAGGAGAGGGAGGAGCAGGATCGGGAGGATCGCGCGTCGCATCAGAGCCTCCAGACCGCGGCCAGGGTGAGGGGGAGGGTGCCGCCGAGGCCCAGGGCCTCGCTGTAGAGGACCTCCAGGCGCAGCCCGAGGAGCCCCGCCGGGGTCCGGAAGCTCGCCCCGACGCTCGCGCCGGCGCCCACCGCCCAGCGCAGCTCGCCGTCGATGCCGGCCGCGGTGCCGGTGAAGGGGGTGGCGCGCAGGACCAGGCCCAGCTCCAGGGGGGCCGTCCGGTAGAGGTAGCGCAGGGAGAGAGGGAAGCTGCCGGGGAGGGCCAGGCCCGCGGCCAGCTCCACCCGCGTCGCCTCGCTCGCGCGCAGGCGGAAGGCCAGCTCGGCGTCGAGGCCCACGCCGTCGGCGAGGAGGAGGGCGTTGGAGACCGCGCCCAGCGAGAGGCCCACCGACCAGGTCCGCGGGCCGCTCGCGGCCGGGGGGGTCGGCGGCGGGGCGAGGCGCGAGGGATCGATGAGCTCGGTCGCCATCGATCGGATCAGGGCGAGGAGGGCCTCCTGACCCTCGAGGGTCTCCCGGGCGATGCTCCGGCGGAGGCCCGCCTTCTCGGTGTCGATGAGGCGCAGGGTGAGGGCGAAGGCCCCGCCGATCTTCCCCACGGTGCCCGCCACGATGTGCTCGGCGCCCAGGGAGCCGGCGATCTCGGTGAGGCAGCTGTCCTCGCCGCAGCCCAGCAGCTGCTTCTGCGCCTCGATCCCCAGCAGGGTGCGCACGTCGTCGCTCGAGGCGACCTCGGCCTCGGGCGCCAGGTCGCGCACGGTGGTGGCGAGGATGCCGTCGAGGATCTCCCGCAGGCTCTCGTCCACCGAGGCGCCCTCCAGATCGAGGACCAGGATCTTCCCTCTGGGCACGCCTTCTCCGGACTCGGCCCGGACCGGCGCACTCCAGAGGAGCGCCAGCCCGGCCGCGAGGACTCCCCAGATCGCAGCAGCTCGGCTCATGGGCCCGGAGGATAGCAGAGGTCAGGAGAGCCCAAATCGGCGCGACGACCATTCGGGGGTGCCGCGCACCCCCGCCTCGCCGGCGAAGCCGTCGGGGCCCTACCCCCGGCCTACGACAGCCCGAAGCGCTGCATCTTCTTGAGCAGGCCCTGGCGGGAGAGGCCCAGCTCCTCGGCGGCGCGGGTGCGGTTGCCGTGGAGGCGCGAGAGGGCGGCCTCGATCTCCCGGCGCTCGAGGGCCTCGACCTTCTCGGCGAGGGTGCTGCTGGCGGGCCGGGGGCTCCCGTTGCCGCCCGCGCGGAAGGCGAGGTCCTCGACCTCGATCGACGCCCGGTCGCCGCAGAGCACGGTGGCGCGCTGCATCTCGAAGCGCAGCTCGCGCAGGTTGCCCGGCCAGTCGTGCTCGAGGAGGGCCGCCTCCGCCGCCGGCGAGAGCTTGCGGGGCCGGCCGTCGGTGGAGAGGGCGCCCGCCAGGTTCAGGAAGTGGGTGGCCAGCAGCGGCAGGTCGCTGGGGCGCTCGCGCAGGGAGGGCAGGTGCACCTCGGCTCCGCGGATCCGCCAGTAGAGATCCTCCCGGAACTCGCCGGCCGCCATCAGCTGCTCGAGATCCTTGTTGGTCGCCGTCACCACCCGCACGTCGACCTTCACCGGCGAGTCCTCGCCCACCGGCAGGATCTCGCCGCTCTCCAGGGCGCGCAGCAGCTCGACCTGCAGGGCGAGCGGCATGTCGCCCACCTCGTCGAGGAAGAGGGTGCCGCCGTCGGCCTGGGCGAAGAGGCCCTTGCGCGCCCTGGCCGCGCCGGTGAAGGCGCCGCGGCTGTGACCGAAGAGGGTGGACTCGAGGAGGGTGTCGGGGAGGGCGCCGCAGTTCACCGCGACGAGCTCCGCGCCGGCGCGGGTCGAGCGGTCGTGGAGGGTGCGGGCCATCAGCTCCTTGCCCGTGCCGTTCTCGCCGGTGATCAGCACCGGCAGGTCGGTGGGCGCGATCCGCTCGGCCATCCGCAGGGCGGCCATGAAGGCGGGGGAGTGGCCGATCATCGCGCCCTCGGGGCGGCCGCGGGTGAGCTCCTCGCGGAGGCGCTCGACCTGCATCTCGAGGGCGTGGCGGGCCAGCGCCCGGCTGACCACCACCAGCAGCACGTCGGGATCCACCGGCTTGGTGAGGAAGTCGTAGGCGCCGTGGCGCACGGCGGTGAGCATGTTGTGCACGTCGCCGGCCCCGGAGGCGACCACCACCTTCGTGCCCGGAGCGCGGGAGAGGATGCCCTCCAGCTCGCGCAGCCCCTGCTCCACCGTTCCGTCGGGCGGCAGCATCAGGTCGAGGATCACCACCGGGAAGCTGCGGGTCTCCAGGGCCGCCCGCGCGCTCGACCGGTCGTCGGCCTCGATGACCTCGAAGCCCGCGCCGGCCAGCACGTCGCGGTAGAGGCGCCGGTAGGCGGCGTCGTCCTCGACCAGGAGGAGGGGTGGGGTGTCGCCGGCCGGGGGATCGAGGGTCATGAGGCTCGGGCTCCGGCCGCGGCGAGGAGCGGCTGACGGCGGGGGAGGGTGAGGAGGAAGGTGGCGCCGCCGAGGCCCTCACCCTCACCCTCCGGGGGTCCCAGGGTGAGGCTGCCGCCGTGGCGGCGGGCGACCTCGCGGGCGATGGCGAGGCCCAGGCCCGTGCCCGAGCGGACGGTGTCCCGCTTGCGGCCGGTGACGAAGGGCTCGAAGAGCCGGTCCGCGATGACCAGCGGCACGCCCGGCCCGTTGTCCGAGACCTTGAGCTCCACCCGGTCCTCCCGGAGGGTGCACTCGACCTCGATCCGCGCGGCGCCGGGGCTGCCCCGCAGGGCCAGGAGGGCGTTCTCGAAGAGCACCACCAGGGCGCCCAGGAGCTGGGCCTGATCCGCCTCGACCTGCATCCCGGGCTCGAGGCCCCGGCGCTCGAGGCGCACCTCGGGGGCCTCCTCGCCCAGGCCGTCCCGGGCGGTGGTGAAGGCGACGTCGACCAGGGCCGCGAGCTCCAGCTCGCGGGGCTCGAGGGTGCCCGGCCGCCCGTAGCGCAGGAGGTCGCCGACGAAGCGCTCGGCCCGCACGACCTGCTCCCGCAGGGTGGCGAGGGTGTCGGGGTCCACGCCCTGCCGCTCGAGCAGGCGCAGGCGCGCCGAGATGATCCCCAGGGGGTTGCGCACCTCGTGGGCCACCGCCGAGGCGAAGGTGCCCACCTCGGCCAGCCGCACCGCCTGCGAGGCGCGGGCCTCCTCGACCACCAGCTGCTCGGCCAGCGCCGGGGCGCCGGCCTTGTCCCGCAGCAGCCAGCGCCCCAGCCCCTCCTGGATCTGCTGGCGCAGGGGCTCGAAGGCCACCGCGGCCATCACCAGGATGAAGAAGGCGGCCAGGCGGTACTCCAGCAGGTCCGGCTCCAGGGCAGAGCTCATCAGCGAGAGCACCCCGAAGAGGAAGCCCGCCGAGAGGAAGGCGGCCACCGTCGAGTAGATCAGCGAGCGCTCCAGCAGGCGCCGGGCGCCGGCCCCCTGCCGGCCGCGCACCACGTGGGCCATCACGAAGAGGGAGGCCAGCACGATGAGGTTGCCGTAGGGGCGAACCATCCCGTGGGAGAGGAGGAAGGCCGTGGTCCAGGCGCCCAGGTAGGAGAGGAGGCCCGCGGCGTAGAGGCCGCGGATCAGCCGCCGCTCCTCGCCCTTCGCGTCCTGGTAGGCCCGGGAGAGCTGCCAGAGGGGGATGGTCGCCGCGACGATCGCCAGGACCATCGAGTGCCAGAAGGCCGGCCCGGTGGTCAGGCCGACCGGGTCGTAGATGAAGCCCGGCCAGACCAGGTGGGCCAGGGTGATGGCGGCGGCCACCGCGTAGGCGACCCAGACCAGGGCGTAGGAGCGCTG
This genomic stretch from Deltaproteobacteria bacterium harbors:
- a CDS encoding sigma-54 dependent transcriptional regulator, translated to MTLDPPAGDTPPLLLVEDDAAYRRLYRDVLAGAGFEVIEADDRSSARAALETRSFPVVILDLMLPPDGTVEQGLRELEGILSRAPGTKVVVASGAGDVHNMLTAVRHGAYDFLTKPVDPDVLLVVVSRALARHALEMQVERLREELTRGRPEGAMIGHSPAFMAALRMAERIAPTDLPVLITGENGTGKELMARTLHDRSTRAGAELVAVNCGALPDTLLESTLFGHSRGAFTGAARARKGLFAQADGGTLFLDEVGDMPLALQVELLRALESGEILPVGEDSPVKVDVRVVTATNKDLEQLMAAGEFREDLYWRIRGAEVHLPSLRERPSDLPLLATHFLNLAGALSTDGRPRKLSPAAEAALLEHDWPGNLRELRFEMQRATVLCGDRASIEVEDLAFRAGGNGSPRPASSTLAEKVEALERREIEAALSRLHGNRTRAAEELGLSRQGLLKKMQRFGLS
- a CDS encoding HAMP domain-containing sensor histidine kinase translates to MTELYAYSLVPVLSVALLLFWSALFHTRDARGLTAYCLSVAVWSASLLMASFPPTAPYGQRLVATGGFVAAAYLHTAFDFTRQRSYALVWVAYAVAAAITLAHLVWPGFIYDPVGLTTGPAFWHSMVLAIVAATIPLWQLSRAYQDAKGEERRLIRGLYAAGLLSYLGAWTTAFLLSHGMVRPYGNLIVLASLFVMAHVVRGRQGAGARRLLERSLIYSTVAAFLSAGFLFGVLSLMSSALEPDLLEYRLAAFFILVMAAVAFEPLRQQIQEGLGRWLLRDKAGAPALAEQLVVEEARASQAVRLAEVGTFASAVAHEVRNPLGIISARLRLLERQGVDPDTLATLREQVVRAERFVGDLLRYGRPGTLEPRELELAALVDVAFTTARDGLGEEAPEVRLERRGLEPGMQVEADQAQLLGALVVLFENALLALRGSPGAARIEVECTLREDRVELKVSDNGPGVPLVIADRLFEPFVTGRKRDTVRSGTGLGLAIAREVARRHGGSLTLGPPEGEGEGLGGATFLLTLPRRQPLLAAAGARAS